TTCCACTAATCAGAGCGCAGTACTCGCGCGGGGGAGGTTCAGGCTCCTCCCCCATGACGCTCTCCGCCAATCAGAAGGCTCCGTGCGCGCAGGGGCGGAGCTTCTTCCCTCGGGCCGCACCGGAGCCGCGGTCACGGTACCGCCGGTACTTCCGGTAGTCCCACCGGTACCGCCCTCCGCACACCGACCAGGGGCTCCTCACGGACCGCCCGCTCCCCTCGGGCCTGCGCGCAGTCCCCGCTGCCCCGGCCGCGTTACCCGGGCTCCTCACGGCGCTGTCGCCTTCCCGGATGGCGGCCTCGGTGCTCGCCGCGCTGCCCGGGGTCAGCCCCGGCCTGAGTCAAGGGCCTGACGCTTCCCCGTGATTACCGCGTCAGCCCGGAGGAAGCGATCCGCCGGGCTGAGTCACACCGGGCACCTGCACACGGCCCGGGGTGATCTCACCTCCGCGGCGCGGATTTCGGGGGCGGTGGCTCCGGGCAGGGCTCAGGTGACACCTCCCCCGCCTCACCGCTTCCCTCCCGTCACGTCCCGTCCCGTCACCCGCACTTCGTTCGGCGACCTGCGGCGTCACCCGGCCCGGCTCCCGGCGCCTCCTGCCCGCAGGGCCCAAAACATCCGCTCGGCCAAACAAACCACATCCCGGCGCCTGACACCTCCTCCCGGGCTGCGGGAACCACCCGGGCTTTGCATTCCTCTCCCTTCGGGCAGGGACAGGCTGCCCACATCGGCccctgcagacagacagacagactgacagCCCCGGGATCCGAGTGCAGCTGAGGTAACTCCTGGTGCTACCCGGCAGTACGGAAATTGGccactaaaaaaataataaaaagctttaaTGTCTCACCGTAAACCAATAATTGCACGGTATAAATAATTAACACGGACAACTTCAAATAAATAACGCACGGTTCAACACACAAAAGCAAACCACGACCTCAGGGAGGGGCTCCACGTCCCAATACCCTGCAGCTGCACTTGGGGAGTCCTGATCTCCAGAGTTCAGACCATGTAAACACgaagcaggcagggacagagccCTCACAGCCCCGCACTGCGAGGTTTGTGCCCCAGCTGCTGTTTCTCATCTGCTGTGCATACAGAACATTTCATTTCACATGAGCTCATCAgtcacctgcagcagcaggttgGGAAGCATCGCCCCCCCACTTCCCAGGAAAGtggaaaacaaatccaaaagcagaaacaaatttCCCAGCAGAAGCTGCAAGACAGGACACGGCTGAGCCAGGGCAGAACTACAGGATACCTGGAGGGCCACCCCAATTTACCTATTCTGGCTCATTTTTGATGACCAACGCTAGCCCTGCAAGTCCCCAGTTCATGCCTGGACAAGATTTACTGATGCTgtctgggctggaggagctggggctgggagaggctcAGCAGACAGGGACTGTCCAGCACTGCCCAGTGCTTGCTGCACTCGGAGCAAGGGAAGGAGCAAAGGAACCAGGAATCTCTTGCCAGGCAGACCCGGGCGCTCTGCCCAGCCCACAGCACTCGCTGTCCAGTTCAGAGCTGGGACCCAGAGCCCCCGCTGCCAGAAGAGCTCCACGCAGGGGTGGGAGCAGCCGTGGGCAGCCCCGCTCCCACCTCGGCGTCACTCAACGGGCTTCACTTTGGCAACGAACAACGCGGTGGCTTTCCTCAGGAACTCCTCCCGGCTCATGGCACTGCTCAGCTTCCTCTCCTGCAGCGCCCGGTCCATGGCCAGGGCCAGACCGTCCGGACCCAGCTTGGACCCGGCCTCCAGGTAccgggcaggcagggagccctGGCCGGCGCCCAGCGCCTCCTCCAGCGCCCgcagcacagcctggcacagccGGACGTCGGCAGCGCCCGAGCCGCCCTCCAGCACCCCGAAGAGCGCGTCGGCCTTGGCTGCGAATTCCAGGAGGACGAAGCAGGTGAGGACGCCGTAGCGGAAGACGTCGAACGGGACGGCCTCGTGGTCGCGACACCGCACCCGCCGCAGCAGCGCCGACGCCGCCTCGGCCGGTGCCGCCCCGTGCTGGCAGATGCGCCGCAGCAGCTCGCTGTACAGCCGCCCGTCCACGCCCGCtggccgccgccgcccgcctgCACCCAGCACCTCGTAAGCTGCGCCGGCGTTGCTGTCGAAGGCCGTCCTGTCGCGACAGGGCACAGACACGACACAGCCTCACCCTCGCACCCCTCCGCCCGCCCCGGACTACAACTCCCGGCGCGCTCCGCGGCCACCGCACCCGGCGCGGAACGGCGGCTGCCGCGGGGCTCGCCGGGAGATGTAGTCCATCGCCTCCCGCCGCCACCCGCTCGCACCTGTGGGAGTGGTGAGCCAGGCGCACGTACCAGAGCGCTCGGGCCAGGCGCTGCGCGGGCCCCGGGAGCTCCGCGGAGGCCTCTCCCGCCGCAGCGGGGCCGCCCTGCACCAGGCGCTCAAAGTAGTCGGCCAGGAAGGAGACGGGTTCCTCGGGCCGCGCCTCCAGCACCTTCAGCAGCGCCTCCCGCACCATGGCGGTGACGCCGGCCCGCAGCAGGAACTCCGCCTCGCTCCCCGCCGCCCGGACCGGCTCCACCAGCCCGCTGCCCGTCGCCGAGACCGGGATCGGGACCGGGGCGGCGGCCGCCCGCCGCTTCTCGTACGCCGCCATCTTGGCTGCGGGCGATAGGGGCCGGTTCCGGCCATCTTGAACCGGCGGCGTTTCGCCCGAACGGGAAGTGCCCGCGCCGCCATCTTGCACCCTGGCAGCCAATGGGTGGGCGGGAAGCCAGGCGAGCGCGCTGCCATTGGGCGAGCCCGCGCATCTCCATCTTGAGTGTGGGCAGCGGCCCCGCCCCGGCTGCCATGGTAACGGCGGGCACCGGCCCCGCCTGGGCACCGCGCAGCGCGGCCCTCGCtccggtcccggtcccggtcccggaggggacagcagggccGCCCCAGCCCCCTCCAAAGCACACTGCTCAGGGTTCAGCCAGAAACAACACTTTATTGAAGAGCCCCGACTCGCACGCCGAGGCCCCGCTCTCCTCCGCCCACTCCCGGGGTGCACAtctcagtggggatggggaggagctGCTCACGACCCCTCTGTCGTGACGAGACCGCCCATCCACGTGCGTGTGCCCGGAGCTCCCCACGGCCCCATTGGGTGCTCCTCAGCCCCGCGGGTGGGTGACACCCGTGGCAGAAAGGACAGGGACGGGTCTGGAGGGCTGGGACACTGCTAGGACAGCTCGTACCGAAACCGGAACCGTTTGCACAGGCGATGGGAGATGGCGCCGGTCACCATCAGGCCCACGAGTGAGAGTGTTGTCCCCACAGCGATGGCAGGAGCTGCGCTGGAGGGATCTGCAAGGACACAGGGAAGGAGCTGTAGTTACAGGCAAGCTCAGACACCCAGGGGTGAGGGAGagaccccccaggacccccagagGCCATCACAGaaccccctgcaccccaagcCCAACATGGGGGTacaggagaggggctgcagaCCCCCACTCACCATCCGAGACTGTCACCTGCAGACTGACCGCCTGGGAGCGGTGGCCCTGCAGGACACACTGGTAGTGACCCTGGTGCCAGGGCTGGGCCCGGTCCAGCTGCAGCgtggagctgctccctgccacctcctcccgGTACTGCGAGAGAGCCACGGGGGTCCGCAGCCAGCCCACCCCCACGCTGCTGTTCCCGGTGCACCACGCGTGGCACTCgatgctcagagccctgccCCGTGTCCCCGTGGGGGGCAGTGAGCGGATCTGCAGGCTGCAGGTGGGCACGGTCCCTGCTGGGGGCCCCGTCCCCTTCTCGGCTAGGAATGATTCCCAGGTgtggctgtccccagctgtcccctgcacccTGGCTGTGGGACCTGTGGAGCCAGGGAGCGTGGTGGTGCCTGGCTGTGAAATAAGGTCCCAGAGGGTTGGGTGTGCTGTGGAGGGGCCCTTGGGGGAGGCAGCTTGCTTCAGGGGGGTCTCGGTGCCTGGGTCTGGCAGGGTGGGGGTCAGAGCTGCGGTGGGACTGTCTGTGGGGACCcgtggctctggggacaccgCTGTGCTGAGGGTCCCTGTCAAAGGTCTCGCTGTCCAGGTGGCTGCGGCCCCCGGCTGCTCCATCATAGCTGTGGACACAGGGTGGCCAGGTCAGGGTGGTCTCAGCACAGCTTGGAGCTCGTTATCCCCATGGTAGGACCATCCCCTCGCCCCTTTCCCCATCCTCCAGCCACGAGCAGCCATCCTTGGCAGGGAGAGGCAGTGGGTGGGGGCATggcagt
This region of Heliangelus exortis chromosome 28, bHelExo1.hap1, whole genome shotgun sequence genomic DNA includes:
- the TPGS1 gene encoding tubulin polyglutamylase complex subunit 1, with protein sequence MAAYEKRRAAAAPVPIPVSATGSGLVEPVRAAGSEAEFLLRAGVTAMVREALLKVLEARPEEPVSFLADYFERLVQGGPAAAGEASAELPGPAQRLARALWYVRLAHHSHRTAFDSNAGAAYEVLGAGGRRRPAGVDGRLYSELLRRICQHGAAPAEAASALLRRVRCRDHEAVPFDVFRYGVLTCFVLLEFAAKADALFGVLEGGSGAADVRLCQAVLRALEEALGAGQGSLPARYLEAGSKLGPDGLALAMDRALQERKLSSAMSREEFLRKATALFVAKVKPVE
- the MADCAM1 gene encoding mucosal addressin cell adhesion molecule 1 isoform X4 — encoded protein: MSWNHEPEPRANYSTAMALAPLLLLLLLLGLLQSCRGQPMLVVTPQEPVVRFGGSVQLNCSLGCEGGTVEWKGLDTNLGNVTSFLTHSILHIDSAVVATAGTKICQGTCRGQRYQHSVTLQLYALPDRLQLEAEPGVPVPGQPTRLHCRARGVYPLGGLRLSWQRGHGEPQEAADFKVTETEEELFDIESTLLVAGEEVRDGMEFRCEMTLSTRKETFTRVASVAVSVGAMMEQPGAAATWTARPLTGTLSTAVSPEPRVPTDSPTAALTPTLPDPGTETPLKQAASPKGPSTAHPTLWDLISQPGTTTLPGSTGPTARVQGTAGDSHTWESFLAEKGTGPPAGTVPTCSLQIRSLPPTGTRGRALSIECHAWCTGNSSVGVGWLRTPVALSQYREEVAGSSSTLQLDRAQPWHQGHYQCVLQGHRSQAVSLQVTVSDDPSSAAPAIAVGTTLSLVGLMVTGAISHRLCKRFRFRYELS
- the MADCAM1 gene encoding mucosal addressin cell adhesion molecule 1 isoform X5, which produces MLVVTPQEPVVRFGGSVQLNCSLGCEGGTVEWKGLDTNLGNVTSFLTHSILHIDSAVVATAGTKICQGTCRGQRYQHSVTLQLYALPDRLQLEAEPGVPVPGQPTRLHCRARGVYPLGGLRLSWQRGHGEPQEAADFKVTETEEELFDIESTLLVAGEEVRDGMEFRCEMTLSTRKETFTRVASVAVSVGAMMEQPGAAATWTARPLTGTLSTAVSPEPRVPTDSPTAALTPTLPDPGTETPLKQAASPKGPSTAHPTLWDLISQPGTTTLPGSTGPTARVQGTAGDSHTWESFLAEKGTGPPAGTVPTCSLQIRSLPPTGTRGRALSIECHAWCTGNSSVGVGWLRTPVALSQYREEVAGSSSTLQLDRAQPWHQGHYQCVLQGHRSQAVSLQVTVSDDPSSAAPAIAVGTTLSLVGLMVTGAISHRLCKRFRFRYELS